The proteins below come from a single Chryseobacterium bernardetii genomic window:
- a CDS encoding zinc-dependent alcohol dehydrogenase — translation MKAAVFHTPGKITCDTIDDPEIHDDHDIILRVTSTAICGSDLHMYSGGIPQARPMVMGHEFIGIVEETGKNINHLKAGDRVVVPFPIACGSCYFCQHDLPTACEHSNPEHYGPEGGILTEKGGALFGYTDLYGGYNGGQAQYVRVPYAHFGPRKVPESLTDEQVLFLTDIFPTGYTGVMWGDLKGGETVVIFGAGPVGSMSAKSAILHNAEKVIVIDTLQYRLDKIRKLTGCQTILWKDAESTIEQIRDMTNGRGADLCIDAVGFEPERDLLDRAKAVLNFEKGSIKVLEACMSAVRRGGTVSVLGVYPVNYDNFRLGQIFDKGITLKAGQCNVHPIIDRLMSYVEKGQIILDDIITHRLPLEAVAKGYEIFDKKEDGCVKVVLDPWKTAGL, via the coding sequence ATGAAAGCAGCAGTTTTTCACACACCGGGTAAAATTACCTGTGACACCATTGACGATCCGGAAATTCATGACGATCATGACATTATACTGAGAGTAACATCTACAGCGATTTGCGGCAGCGATCTGCATATGTATTCTGGAGGAATCCCCCAGGCACGCCCAATGGTAATGGGACATGAATTTATAGGAATTGTGGAAGAAACCGGAAAGAATATTAACCACCTGAAAGCAGGAGACAGAGTAGTGGTTCCTTTTCCTATTGCCTGTGGAAGCTGTTATTTCTGCCAGCATGATCTTCCCACGGCATGTGAACACAGTAATCCTGAACATTACGGTCCTGAAGGCGGTATTCTTACAGAAAAAGGAGGAGCCTTATTTGGATATACAGATCTCTATGGAGGATATAATGGCGGACAGGCACAGTATGTAAGAGTTCCATATGCTCATTTTGGCCCCAGAAAAGTACCGGAAAGCCTTACTGATGAACAGGTACTCTTTCTTACCGATATTTTCCCAACCGGCTATACAGGCGTTATGTGGGGAGACTTGAAAGGAGGTGAAACCGTAGTCATTTTTGGTGCCGGACCAGTAGGCTCAATGTCAGCTAAAAGTGCCATTCTTCACAATGCGGAGAAAGTTATTGTGATTGATACTCTTCAATACAGATTGGATAAAATAAGAAAGCTCACAGGCTGCCAAACCATTCTCTGGAAAGACGCCGAAAGTACTATAGAACAGATTCGTGATATGACCAACGGAAGAGGTGCAGATTTATGTATTGATGCAGTAGGATTTGAACCCGAAAGAGACCTTTTAGACCGTGCAAAAGCTGTTTTAAATTTTGAGAAAGGCTCCATAAAAGTACTTGAAGCCTGTATGAGTGCTGTACGAAGAGGCGGAACAGTATCCGTACTTGGGGTTTATCCTGTTAACTATGATAACTTCAGGCTTGGGCAGATCTTTGATAAAGGAATTACTCTGAAAGCAGGACAATGTAATGTACATCCTATCATAGACCGGCTTATGAGCTATGTAGAAAAAGGACAGATCATTCTTGACGATATTATTACACACCGCCTTCCTCTTGAAGCAGTAGCCAAAGGTTACGAGATCTTTGATAAAAAAGAAGACGGTTGCGTAAAGGTTGTTCTTGATCCATGGAAGACTGCCGGACTGTAA
- a CDS encoding catalase, whose translation MKPEENNEKADQLKQYSTSNDNEKLTTNQGLKINNNQDSLKAGERGPSLLEDFILREKITHFDHERIPERVVHARGSGAHGVFKLTKSLAGYTKAKFLTELGKETPVFVRFSTVAGSKGSTDLARDVRGFAVKFYTEEGNYDLVANNMPVFFIQDAIKFPDLVHAVKPEPDNEIPQAASAHDTFWDFISLMPESMHMIMWLMSDRAIPRSLRMMEGFGVHSFKFINEEGRVHFVKFHFKPKLGVHSVAWNEAQIISGVDSDFHKRDLWEAIENGDYPEWDFGVQLIPEEDEDRFDFDLLDPTKIVPEEEVPVEIVGTLTLNRNPDNFFAETEQVAFHPGHIIPGIDFTNDPLLQGRLFSYTDTQLSRLGSPNFHEIPINRSINTVHNNQRDGHMRQQIVKGKTSYDPNSIGGGCPFQAMMSEGGFVSQQERVSGAKIRERSKSFVDHYSQAKLFYNSQSTPEKEHLQNALIFELSKVTLPAVRERVVGQLAYIDMFLAWRVAEKLGVEVKKLDWPNQSLPADSNIVELQSEEKEPKTKVSEALSMKNTVKNTIKSRKIGFIMANGIDGKETNALKIKLESEGARVEFIAPSLAKVRTNDGSELTPKHSLTSTASVCFDALVICSGENSVKELMIPENKHLVLHFINEAYKHCKAVYFGSDTEPVYHNSNVASKKHEDPGIITWADQDAADQFINAIAQHRVWDLEMERNAQS comes from the coding sequence ATGAAACCCGAAGAAAATAATGAAAAAGCAGACCAACTGAAACAGTACAGCACATCTAATGACAATGAAAAGCTGACTACCAATCAGGGCTTAAAGATCAACAACAATCAGGATTCCTTAAAAGCCGGAGAGAGAGGTCCGTCGTTACTCGAAGACTTTATCCTTCGTGAAAAAATAACCCATTTCGATCATGAAAGAATCCCGGAAAGGGTGGTTCATGCCCGTGGATCCGGTGCTCACGGAGTCTTTAAACTAACAAAAAGCCTTGCAGGGTATACAAAAGCAAAATTCTTAACGGAGTTGGGCAAAGAAACCCCTGTTTTTGTAAGGTTTTCCACCGTAGCAGGAAGCAAAGGAAGTACAGATCTGGCCAGGGATGTGCGTGGTTTTGCGGTCAAATTTTATACAGAAGAAGGGAATTACGATCTGGTAGCGAATAATATGCCTGTATTTTTTATTCAGGACGCTATAAAATTTCCCGATCTTGTACATGCCGTTAAACCGGAACCTGATAACGAAATTCCCCAGGCCGCTTCAGCTCACGATACCTTCTGGGATTTTATTTCGCTGATGCCGGAAAGCATGCATATGATTATGTGGCTGATGAGTGACAGGGCAATTCCAAGAAGTTTAAGAATGATGGAAGGATTTGGAGTGCATTCCTTTAAATTTATTAATGAAGAAGGAAGAGTACACTTTGTAAAATTTCATTTTAAGCCAAAACTCGGAGTACATTCCGTAGCCTGGAACGAAGCTCAGATCATATCAGGTGTAGATTCTGATTTCCATAAAAGAGATCTTTGGGAAGCTATTGAAAACGGAGATTATCCTGAATGGGATTTCGGAGTACAGCTTATTCCTGAAGAAGATGAAGACCGTTTTGATTTTGATCTTCTCGACCCCACCAAAATTGTTCCTGAGGAAGAAGTTCCTGTAGAAATCGTGGGAACATTAACCCTAAACAGAAATCCGGATAATTTCTTTGCAGAAACAGAACAGGTTGCATTTCACCCGGGACACATTATTCCCGGAATTGATTTCACCAATGACCCACTGCTACAGGGAAGATTATTTTCATATACCGACACCCAGCTGTCAAGACTTGGATCACCCAACTTTCATGAAATTCCGATCAATCGCTCAATTAACACCGTTCACAATAACCAGCGTGATGGCCACATGAGACAACAGATCGTAAAAGGAAAAACCAGCTATGATCCTAATTCCATTGGAGGCGGATGCCCTTTCCAGGCCATGATGTCTGAAGGTGGCTTTGTATCCCAACAGGAAAGAGTGTCAGGCGCTAAGATCCGCGAAAGAAGCAAAAGCTTTGTAGACCACTATTCTCAGGCTAAACTCTTTTATAACAGCCAGTCAACACCGGAAAAAGAACACCTTCAAAATGCATTGATTTTTGAATTATCAAAAGTGACACTTCCAGCTGTAAGAGAAAGGGTAGTAGGCCAGCTTGCCTATATTGATATGTTTCTTGCATGGCGTGTAGCTGAAAAACTTGGGGTAGAAGTTAAAAAACTGGATTGGCCTAACCAAAGCTTACCGGCAGACAGTAATATTGTGGAACTGCAGAGCGAAGAAAAAGAGCCTAAAACAAAAGTCTCTGAAGCACTAAGCATGAAAAACACGGTTAAAAATACCATTAAGAGCAGAAAAATAGGGTTTATTATGGCCAACGGAATAGATGGGAAAGAAACAAACGCCCTTAAAATAAAACTGGAATCAGAGGGAGCACGCGTTGAATTCATTGCTCCAAGTCTGGCTAAGGTAAGAACCAATGACGGCTCAGAGCTTACTCCCAAACATTCTTTAACCAGTACTGCCAGTGTTTGCTTCGACGCCCTTGTAATATGTTCAGGTGAAAATTCTGTAAAAGAACTTATGATCCCTGAAAATAAACATCTGGTATTACATTTTATCAATGAAGCGTACAAACACTGTAAAGCTGTATATTTTGGTTCAGATACAGAACCTGTTTACCATAACAGTAATGTAGCTTCAAAAAAGCATGAGGATCCCGGGATCATTACATGGGCAGATCAGGATGCCGCAGATCAATTTATCAATGCCATTGCTCAGCACAGAGTCTGGGATCTTGAAATGGAGAGAAACGCTCAATCATAA
- a CDS encoding YciE/YciF ferroxidase family protein, with amino-acid sequence MANKILETNTAVSAKKGTADKATTKKDEMKNSPLHKFFVSALKDIYYAENAILEALEKMQDAATSEDLKDAFEDHHLQTQKHVKRLEKVFKLIDETPEKKECKAIKGIIEEGEETIKSTEEGSATRDVGLIIAAQKVEHYEIATYGGLAQLAITMGHDKAADLLERTLQEEEDTDAGLTEIAETSINFDAEQED; translated from the coding sequence ATGGCAAATAAAATTTTAGAAACCAATACAGCCGTTTCTGCAAAAAAAGGAACAGCAGACAAGGCAACCACCAAGAAAGATGAAATGAAAAATTCACCGCTTCACAAATTTTTTGTAAGTGCTCTTAAAGATATTTATTACGCTGAAAATGCTATTCTTGAAGCGTTGGAAAAAATGCAGGACGCAGCAACCAGCGAAGATTTAAAGGATGCTTTTGAAGACCACCATCTTCAGACCCAGAAACATGTAAAACGTCTGGAAAAAGTATTCAAACTTATTGATGAAACTCCTGAAAAGAAAGAATGTAAAGCAATAAAAGGAATTATTGAAGAAGGCGAAGAAACCATTAAGTCTACTGAAGAAGGTTCCGCAACCAGAGATGTGGGACTTATTATTGCGGCTCAAAAGGTTGAACACTATGAAATTGCCACATACGGAGGGCTTGCCCAGCTTGCTATTACTATGGGACATGACAAAGCGGCTGATCTTTTGGAAAGAACTTTACAGGAAGAAGAGGATACGGACGCCGGACTTACGGAAATAGCAGAAACCTCCATCAATTTTGATGCGGAACAGGAAGACTAA
- a CDS encoding SDR family oxidoreductase, whose product MGKLEKKSVLITGADSGIGRAVALLFATEGADIAIIYHSDDADAAKTQAEIENLGRKCIIFQGDINDYDFCEETTQKVISIFGKIDILINNAGVQFPADSIEELEEKNIRHTFNSNIVGMILLTKVVFPYLKEGSCVINTTSVSAYEGHPELLDYSATKGAIVSFTRSLALQAKPKGIRINAVAPGPVATPLTKETFDEKEEDPNKPPLDRNATPEEVAFSFLFLASDDAAQITGQVIHPNGGIIVNG is encoded by the coding sequence ATGGGAAAACTGGAAAAAAAATCTGTTCTCATAACGGGAGCTGACAGCGGAATAGGCAGGGCAGTAGCTCTTCTTTTTGCAACAGAAGGAGCAGATATTGCCATTATTTATCACTCAGATGATGCCGATGCAGCAAAAACCCAGGCTGAAATTGAAAATCTGGGCAGAAAATGCATCATCTTCCAGGGAGATATTAATGATTATGATTTCTGTGAAGAGACAACACAGAAAGTAATATCAATTTTCGGAAAAATTGATATCCTCATCAATAATGCCGGGGTTCAGTTTCCTGCAGATTCTATTGAAGAGCTTGAGGAAAAAAACATCCGTCATACCTTCAATTCCAATATTGTAGGAATGATTCTGCTCACAAAAGTAGTATTTCCTTACCTGAAAGAGGGAAGCTGTGTGATTAATACAACATCAGTCTCAGCCTATGAAGGGCATCCGGAACTGTTAGACTATTCTGCAACAAAAGGAGCTATAGTGTCTTTTACCCGGTCACTCGCTTTACAGGCAAAACCTAAGGGCATTCGTATCAATGCTGTAGCTCCCGGCCCGGTAGCAACACCGCTCACCAAGGAAACTTTTGATGAAAAGGAAGAAGATCCCAATAAGCCTCCATTAGACAGAAACGCGACTCCTGAAGAAGTTGCCTTTAGTTTCCTGTTCCTCGCCAGCGATGATGCAGCACAAATTACAGGACAGGTCATTCATCCTAATGGAGGAATCATTGTAAACGGCTAA
- a CDS encoding FAD-dependent oxidoreductase produces MYRDGARKSIWQDEIRKFSTENDLSQWFDTVIVGGGITGVSTALKLQESGQKCIIIEAANIGFGTTGGTTAHLNDFFDTTFAQAIKDFGLENAKLYAESGKDAIRIIEDNIEKYDISCDFIRKDAYLFALDEDQEKQLKDIVTGAAQVGHEMMYVNEIPFPIPFREAVRIPDQGQFHPIKYIKALCEAFIQLGGAIEEKCVSEEHEEYDDHIVLTTSKGTIKVKNLVYATHIPPGINVLHFTNAPYRSYAMAFSLKDNSYPRELGYDLCDPYHYYRIQEYEGENLLIAGGEDHKTGHSEDTGECFSRLESYVREHFDVETTYFSWSSQYYEPVDGLPYIGRLPGTKQRIFTATGFRGNGMIFGTLSSQILHDLIVTGQSKYEPLFNPLRIKPIAGFADFVKENAAVAFDYIKDKIFVERIDSLSEIKPGEAKVFRYESDTYALYKEINGTFHLLRSTCPHASCEVRWNSAELSWDCPCHGSRFNINGKRLNGPTTKNLDKIFPFQKK; encoded by the coding sequence ATGTACAGAGATGGCGCAAGAAAAAGTATATGGCAGGATGAAATCAGGAAATTTTCAACAGAAAATGATCTCAGCCAGTGGTTTGATACTGTCATCGTAGGCGGTGGGATTACAGGAGTTTCCACCGCCCTGAAACTGCAGGAATCCGGACAGAAATGTATTATTATAGAAGCAGCTAATATAGGATTCGGGACTACAGGAGGAACAACAGCCCATTTAAACGATTTCTTTGATACCACTTTTGCACAGGCCATTAAGGATTTTGGGCTGGAAAATGCCAAATTGTATGCAGAATCCGGTAAAGATGCCATCCGGATTATAGAGGACAACATCGAAAAATACGACATTAGCTGTGATTTTATCAGGAAGGATGCCTATCTTTTTGCACTGGATGAAGATCAGGAAAAACAGCTTAAAGACATTGTAACAGGAGCTGCTCAGGTAGGTCATGAAATGATGTATGTAAATGAAATTCCATTTCCAATTCCTTTCAGGGAAGCCGTACGTATTCCGGATCAGGGGCAGTTTCATCCCATAAAATATATCAAGGCGCTTTGTGAAGCTTTCATTCAGTTAGGGGGTGCTATTGAAGAAAAATGTGTATCTGAAGAGCATGAAGAATACGACGATCATATTGTACTTACAACCTCCAAAGGAACAATAAAAGTAAAAAACCTGGTTTATGCCACACACATTCCGCCCGGAATCAATGTGCTTCATTTCACCAATGCCCCATATCGCAGCTATGCAATGGCTTTCAGTTTAAAAGATAACAGTTATCCGCGGGAATTGGGGTACGATCTCTGTGATCCTTATCATTATTACCGGATTCAGGAATATGAAGGAGAGAACCTATTGATTGCAGGCGGTGAGGATCATAAAACCGGTCATTCTGAAGATACCGGAGAATGTTTCTCAAGACTGGAGAGTTATGTAAGAGAACATTTTGATGTAGAAACAACCTATTTCAGCTGGTCCAGTCAGTATTATGAACCTGTAGATGGTTTACCATATATCGGCAGACTGCCCGGAACTAAACAAAGAATATTTACAGCTACTGGTTTCAGAGGAAACGGAATGATCTTCGGAACCCTTTCTTCACAGATCTTACATGATCTCATAGTTACAGGCCAAAGTAAATATGAACCCCTGTTCAATCCTTTAAGAATAAAACCTATTGCCGGATTTGCAGATTTCGTAAAAGAGAATGCTGCAGTGGCTTTTGATTATATAAAAGATAAAATTTTTGTCGAAAGAATTGATTCCCTGTCTGAAATCAAGCCTGGCGAAGCAAAAGTTTTCCGCTACGAATCGGATACCTATGCTTTGTATAAAGAAATTAACGGTACTTTCCATCTCCTGAGGAGTACCTGTCCGCATGCTTCCTGTGAGGTAAGATGGAACAGTGCTGAGCTTAGCTGGGATTGCCCTTGCCATGGTTCACGATTTAATATCAATGGTAAGCGGCTTAATGGACCCACAACAAAAAACCTTGATAAAATATTTCCATTTCAAAAAAAGTAA
- a CDS encoding Crp/Fnr family transcriptional regulator, producing MKTVSCMNIDEGLLHSFGAGFRTYKKREIIFKEGDQAQYYFQIAKGKVKLNNYNEDGKEFIHNILGKKQSFGDPLLFLNQSYPMNAICLEPSEIIRLPKSNFIKMLKKHPELSLEMNACFSQQVYYKFIMMQSLSSKKPMLRLTGLLNYLKSYHDGDCTHCFTVELTRQQLANLTGLRVETVIRTLKKMEQEGDIIFKDRKILY from the coding sequence ATGAAAACAGTAAGCTGCATGAATATTGATGAAGGACTTCTGCATTCTTTTGGTGCAGGGTTCAGAACCTATAAAAAGCGTGAAATAATCTTTAAAGAGGGAGATCAGGCACAATATTATTTTCAGATTGCCAAGGGAAAGGTAAAACTTAATAACTACAATGAAGACGGAAAGGAATTTATCCATAATATTTTAGGAAAAAAACAAAGTTTCGGAGATCCGCTTCTGTTTTTAAACCAGAGTTATCCCATGAATGCTATATGTCTGGAGCCTTCTGAAATTATAAGGCTCCCTAAGAGCAATTTTATAAAAATGCTTAAAAAACATCCTGAACTTTCCCTTGAAATGAATGCCTGTTTTTCTCAGCAGGTTTATTATAAGTTCATCATGATGCAGAGCTTATCATCCAAAAAACCAATGCTGCGTCTTACAGGACTGCTAAATTATCTGAAAAGCTATCATGATGGCGATTGCACCCATTGCTTTACTGTTGAACTTACCAGACAGCAGCTTGCCAACCTTACAGGATTACGGGTGGAAACAGTGATCCGTACCCTGAAAAAAATGGAACAGGAAGGGGATATCATATTTAAAGACAGGAAAATTTTGTATTAA
- a CDS encoding Crp/Fnr family transcriptional regulator, which produces MVIDENILISAGAEIKEYKPTENIFCEGDSPHYYYQIITGEVKLNNYNEEGKEFIQNFLSEGQSCGESILFIDKPYPMNAEAVTDCSVLRLHKSTFFSLLNKSPKLCMEVSSFLS; this is translated from the coding sequence ATGGTTATTGACGAAAATATTTTAATTTCAGCAGGAGCTGAAATTAAAGAATATAAGCCTACAGAAAATATTTTCTGTGAAGGAGATAGCCCTCACTATTATTATCAGATTATTACCGGAGAGGTAAAGCTGAATAATTATAATGAAGAGGGAAAAGAATTTATCCAAAACTTCTTATCAGAAGGGCAGAGCTGTGGAGAGTCTATTCTGTTTATAGATAAACCATATCCAATGAATGCAGAAGCTGTTACTGATTGCAGTGTTTTAAGGCTTCATAAATCTACATTTTTCAGTTTATTAAATAAATCTCCAAAACTTTGCATGGAGGTAAGCAGTTTTTTATCATAG
- a CDS encoding CinA family protein, with protein sequence MEFQKNLLEYISHCLMTADETISIAESVTSGCLQLAFSQMPNASMFYNGGITAYTLPEKVKLLKVNKKEAEECDCVSENIAETMALNVASLFETDWSISTTGYCTPIRNSAYKIFAYFSFSYKGEIILTKKLELHPKTQALNAQLYYTEFILGCFKSELNRLLILK encoded by the coding sequence ATGGAATTTCAAAAAAATCTTCTTGAATATATAAGCCATTGTCTGATGACTGCGGATGAAACCATCTCTATTGCTGAAAGCGTAACATCAGGCTGCTTACAGCTGGCTTTTTCACAGATGCCGAATGCCTCCATGTTTTATAACGGAGGAATTACGGCCTATACTTTACCCGAAAAAGTAAAGCTCTTAAAGGTAAACAAAAAAGAAGCGGAAGAATGCGACTGCGTTTCGGAAAATATTGCAGAAACGATGGCTTTAAATGTTGCCAGCCTTTTTGAAACCGATTGGTCTATTTCAACAACGGGCTACTGTACACCGATCCGTAATTCTGCCTATAAAATATTTGCTTATTTCTCATTTTCATATAAAGGAGAGATCATCCTTACCAAAAAACTGGAACTGCACCCCAAAACCCAGGCTCTGAATGCCCAGCTATATTATACAGAGTTCATCTTGGGGTGCTTTAAAAGTGAACTGAACAGGCTTTTAATTTTAAAATAA
- a CDS encoding KGG domain-containing protein, whose protein sequence is MNTRNSRNRSSRGNSHSPENLEEVYQLGYDHGFNDASRDEDYDDDFSEYEDYFENDDDDDYDEDYDDYDDYDEDDDYDDEDEDEDDDDYNQRGSGGRGSRSSGGNRNQQRDSMGRFTSGRGGSSRSSSSRGGSRGRSGSGSGPGSRSGGGRGRSSGDGTSRRGFASMSKAERTRIARMGGQASHGGGRSSGRSGSGNSRGGNSGNGSSGRSSNSNSGSGTSRRGFASMSKAERTRIARMGGQASHGGGRSSGRSGFGGRRNS, encoded by the coding sequence ATGAACACTAGAAATTCAAGAAATCGTAGCTCAAGAGGAAATTCACACTCACCTGAAAACCTTGAAGAAGTTTACCAATTAGGATATGATCATGGTTTTAATGACGCATCGAGAGATGAAGACTATGACGATGATTTTTCAGAATATGAAGACTATTTTGAAAATGATGATGACGATGATTATGATGAAGATTATGACGACTATGATGACTACGATGAAGATGACGACTATGATGACGAAGATGAGGATGAAGATGATGACGATTATAACCAAAGAGGCAGTGGCGGAAGAGGTTCCAGAAGCAGCGGCGGAAACAGAAACCAACAGAGAGACAGCATGGGAAGATTCACCTCTGGAAGAGGAGGTTCTTCACGTAGCAGCAGCTCCCGTGGCGGTTCCCGTGGAAGGTCAGGCTCTGGCTCAGGACCAGGTTCAAGGTCTGGCGGTGGCAGAGGCAGATCTTCAGGAGACGGAACATCAAGAAGAGGTTTTGCATCAATGAGCAAGGCTGAACGTACCAGAATTGCAAGAATGGGAGGACAGGCATCTCACGGAGGCGGACGATCTTCGGGAAGATCCGGTTCAGGTAACTCAAGAGGCGGAAATTCCGGTAACGGTTCATCAGGTCGTAGTTCAAATTCAAATTCAGGATCCGGTACATCAAGAAGAGGTTTTGCATCAATGAGCAAAGCTGAACGTACCAGAATTGCAAGAATGGGAGGACAGGCATCTCACGGAGGCGGACGATCTTCGGGAAGATCCGGATTCGGAGGCAGACGTAATTCATAA
- a CDS encoding SDR family NAD(P)-dependent oxidoreductase, protein MERKNQYVLITGATSGIGYELAKQFAKNGYDLVIVARDYEELRNKANEFKEYGINAIPISKNLFLQDEAYSLYSELKMNGISPEILVNDAGQGVFGKFQETDIHREVDIVNLNIISVIILTKLFIKDRLPKRSGKILNLASIASKVPGPWHSVYHGTKAFVLSWSEAIREELKDAGITVTALLPGPTDTDFFNKADMNQSKIVEDRETLASPEEVAMDGYNALMNDEDKIISGLKNKLSVAMSNLSTDSMAAHRMAEMQKPVTEK, encoded by the coding sequence ATGGAACGTAAAAATCAATATGTCCTGATTACCGGAGCAACAAGCGGAATAGGATACGAACTGGCCAAACAGTTTGCTAAAAATGGCTACGACCTTGTTATCGTTGCCCGGGATTACGAAGAGCTTAGGAACAAAGCCAATGAATTTAAAGAATATGGAATTAACGCCATTCCGATATCCAAGAACCTCTTCCTGCAGGATGAAGCCTATTCCCTCTATTCTGAACTGAAAATGAATGGGATAAGCCCTGAAATTCTGGTAAATGATGCCGGCCAGGGCGTATTTGGAAAATTTCAGGAAACTGATATTCACCGGGAAGTAGATATTGTGAATCTTAATATCATTTCAGTCATCATATTAACCAAACTGTTTATTAAGGACCGGTTGCCTAAGAGATCGGGAAAAATTCTGAATCTGGCTTCTATAGCCAGCAAAGTTCCCGGTCCCTGGCATTCGGTATATCATGGAACCAAAGCTTTTGTGCTATCGTGGTCTGAAGCCATCAGAGAAGAACTTAAAGATGCAGGAATTACCGTAACAGCCCTTTTACCGGGACCTACAGATACTGATTTTTTCAATAAGGCGGATATGAACCAAAGCAAAATAGTTGAAGACAGAGAAACTTTAGCTTCTCCTGAAGAAGTTGCTATGGATGGTTATAATGCATTGATGAATGATGAAGATAAAATCATTTCAGGATTAAAGAATAAATTATCTGTAGCCATGTCTAATCTTTCTACAGACAGTATGGCGGCCCACAGAATGGCTGAAATGCAGAAACCGGTAACCGAAAAATAA
- a CDS encoding DMT family transporter → MMTETISKDQAVSGWINGFIGVLLFSGSMPATKLAVMEMDPIFATIARAVIAGILALSVLLIYQEKRPAKKQLFSLVLVAIGCVIGFPLLSSLALQYLTSAHSIVFLGMLPLATAIFGVFRGGEKPHPVFWLFSVIGSLLVIGYAFSQGISASPVGDILMLLAIILCGMGYAEGAKLSKTLGGWQVISWALVISLPVMLPLFFIYFPTNVESISFRGWFGLGYISLFSMFIGFIFWYKGLALGGITTVGQLQLLQPFFGLALAAYLLHEQVSIGMLGITVGVILCVIGTKKFAK, encoded by the coding sequence ATGATGACAGAAACAATTTCAAAAGACCAGGCTGTAAGCGGCTGGATCAATGGTTTCATAGGTGTATTGCTTTTCAGTGGTTCTATGCCCGCTACCAAACTTGCAGTGATGGAAATGGATCCTATATTTGCTACGATTGCCCGTGCAGTGATTGCCGGAATCCTGGCGCTTTCAGTTTTATTGATATACCAAGAAAAACGTCCGGCAAAAAAACAGTTATTCTCTCTGGTTCTGGTTGCTATAGGCTGTGTCATAGGATTTCCTTTGCTTTCTTCACTGGCATTACAATACCTTACCTCTGCGCATTCTATTGTATTCCTGGGAATGCTTCCTTTAGCCACAGCTATTTTCGGGGTTTTCCGGGGTGGAGAAAAGCCACATCCCGTATTCTGGCTCTTTTCTGTGATCGGAAGTCTTTTGGTAATTGGTTATGCTTTTTCCCAGGGAATTTCAGCCTCTCCTGTTGGGGATATCCTCATGCTTCTGGCTATCATTCTGTGCGGAATGGGATATGCAGAAGGTGCAAAGCTTTCCAAAACATTAGGTGGATGGCAGGTTATTTCCTGGGCACTTGTTATATCATTACCGGTTATGCTTCCTTTGTTTTTCATCTATTTTCCAACCAATGTAGAATCCATAAGTTTTAGAGGCTGGTTCGGATTAGGGTATATTTCTCTCTTCAGCATGTTTATCGGGTTTATATTCTGGTATAAAGGGCTGGCACTTGGTGGTATTACCACAGTAGGCCAGCTTCAGCTATTACAGCCTTTCTTCGGGCTTGCTTTAGCAGCATACCTTCTTCACGAGCAGGTAAGTATAGGAATGCTGGGAATTACAGTTGGGGTTATTCTCTGTGTAATCGGGACTAAGAAATTTGCGAAATAA